Sequence from the Geothermobacter hydrogeniphilus genome:
ATTCTCAAATCCTGTCAACGAACATGAAGTATTCAATCTAACTTGAAATCAGCCTGTTTGGCAAACGGGACAACGGGCAGGTCCATCAAGACTCCTTGACCCGGCGGATCTCCGCCCCCAACCCGGCCAACTTCTCCTCAATCCGTTCGTACCCCCGATCAAGGTGGTAGATACGGGAGATACGGGTGGTGTTCTCGGCCGCCAGCCCGGCAACGATCAACGAGGCGCTGGCGCGCAGGTCGGTCGCCATCACCGGGGCCCCGCACAGTCCTTCTATCCCCCTGACGGTCGCGGCATGGCCGTCGACACTGATATCCGCCCCCATGCGCTGCAGTTCGCAAACATGCATGAAACGATTCTCGAAGACATTCTCGCTGATCACGCTGGTGCCCTCGGCCAGGCACATCAGGGCCATGAACTGGGCCTGCATATCGGTCGGAAACCCGGGATGCGGACTGGTCTTGATCGAAACCGCCCGCAGCCGTTCGGGGCCGCGAACCCGCAGTCCGTCCGCCTCGGCAACAATTTCAACACCGGCCTCGCGCAATTTGGCGAGCAGCGCCTCAAGATGTTCGGCACGCGCACCATGAACCAGCACATCACCACCGGTGACCGCCGCGGCGGCGAGAAAGGTTCCGGCCTCGATGCGGTCGGGCATGGTGCAATGCTCGTAGGGAGCAAGGTCATCCGCCCCCTGAATATGAATGGTATCACTGCCGGCGCCTTCGATCCGGGCCCCCATCTTG
This genomic interval carries:
- the murA gene encoding UDP-N-acetylglucosamine 1-carboxyvinyltransferase yields the protein MDQIEIKGGRPLRGEIDVSGAKNAALPLLFATLLASGESRLGNVPQLRDIATVGKLLEIFGAEVEREGSALRIDTRGLVSVEAPYELVKTMRASVLALGPLTARFGHARVSLPGGCAIGARPINLHLKGLEAMGAEITLDHGYVEARAERLKGARIYLDIPTVTGTENLLMAAALAEGETVLENAAREPEIIDLAEALVKMGARIEGAGSDTIHIQGADDLAPYEHCTMPDRIEAGTFLAAAAVTGGDVLVHGARAEHLEALLAKLREAGVEIVAEADGLRVRGPERLRAVSIKTSPHPGFPTDMQAQFMALMCLAEGTSVISENVFENRFMHVCELQRMGADISVDGHAATVRGIEGLCGAPVMATDLRASASLIVAGLAAENTTRISRIYHLDRGYERIEEKLAGLGAEIRRVKES